In Actinomycetes bacterium, one genomic interval encodes:
- a CDS encoding DNA polymerase III subunit gamma and tau, with product MSLALYRTYRPGRFSEVIGQDHVAEPLSRALDEGRIHHAYLLSGPRGCGKTSTARILARSMLCENGPTSDPCGTCEFCEALAPNGPGLVDVIELDAASHGGVDDTRDLRERAVFVPARARYKIYIIDEAHMVSKDGFNALLKLIEEPPEHVKFIFATTEVDKVLPTIRSRTFNYAFRLVPARQLQENLAGICEREGVPAESPALALIARASGGSVRDAQSIMGQLIAGAGPEGLTQTVVADQLGVTDDALLDAAVAAIAGHDGPALFAAVEAVVESGHDVRRFVTDLLHRFRDLLVLRHAGDSASAEVLDMSVDQREALAEQAANFGPTELTRFAEIINEGLSQIKGSTSPRLQLEILAARLLVPATQVDAESTLSRIDVLERRLSVLANAPNPVVENAVSQNTAAEPPAQPRQRPAEPKPTATSERPPSPPKPPKKSASVASRTAPPPKPRVASGGQQQEAPAEQPTEEPSAASSPKPTTADLDAVLAVWPELLQQIRSRSRVAAAVWDGAQPVEVADGELRVEVPTAGQLLSITQSGRDVMLRTVLVESFGIDVAVRPIERAATAEAESEPSDSDPDLADSDLAGVDLLKEKLGATAIGEIEGN from the coding sequence ATGAGTCTGGCGCTGTATCGAACCTACCGGCCAGGACGGTTTAGCGAGGTTATCGGCCAGGACCACGTTGCGGAGCCGTTATCACGAGCCCTCGATGAGGGACGCATCCACCACGCCTACTTGCTCAGTGGTCCGCGAGGCTGTGGCAAGACCTCAACGGCGCGCATCTTGGCCCGATCGATGCTGTGCGAGAACGGGCCGACTTCTGACCCTTGTGGCACCTGTGAGTTCTGCGAAGCATTGGCACCGAATGGTCCAGGGCTGGTGGATGTGATTGAACTCGATGCCGCCAGCCACGGTGGTGTTGACGATACCCGAGACCTACGCGAACGCGCGGTCTTCGTACCTGCCCGAGCCCGCTACAAGATCTACATTATCGATGAAGCACATATGGTCAGCAAGGACGGCTTCAACGCCTTGCTGAAACTGATTGAGGAACCGCCGGAACATGTGAAGTTCATCTTCGCCACCACTGAGGTGGACAAGGTTCTGCCCACCATCCGCTCGCGTACTTTCAACTACGCTTTCCGGTTGGTTCCCGCGCGACAGTTGCAGGAAAACCTAGCCGGGATTTGTGAGCGAGAAGGTGTGCCCGCAGAATCGCCGGCCTTAGCACTCATCGCCCGGGCAAGCGGCGGTAGCGTCCGTGACGCTCAAAGCATCATGGGGCAGCTGATCGCTGGTGCCGGTCCCGAAGGCTTGACCCAAACGGTGGTCGCAGATCAACTTGGCGTCACTGATGATGCGCTTCTTGATGCTGCAGTCGCTGCTATCGCCGGGCACGATGGCCCGGCGCTGTTCGCGGCGGTTGAGGCAGTCGTCGAGTCAGGCCATGACGTTCGACGATTCGTCACTGACCTGTTGCACCGGTTCCGAGATTTGTTGGTGCTGCGCCATGCCGGTGATTCCGCCTCAGCGGAGGTCCTCGACATGTCGGTGGATCAGCGGGAGGCCCTCGCTGAACAAGCGGCCAACTTCGGCCCCACCGAACTGACAAGATTTGCGGAGATCATCAACGAAGGTCTGTCACAGATCAAGGGTTCCACGTCACCACGGTTGCAGTTGGAAATCTTGGCAGCGAGACTCTTGGTCCCGGCTACCCAAGTGGATGCGGAGTCAACTCTGTCGCGGATTGACGTGCTCGAACGACGGCTTTCGGTGTTGGCGAACGCCCCAAATCCGGTCGTCGAGAACGCCGTGTCGCAGAACACCGCAGCAGAGCCGCCAGCCCAGCCCCGTCAACGGCCAGCCGAGCCGAAACCAACTGCTACATCGGAACGACCGCCCTCACCACCCAAGCCGCCTAAGAAATCAGCATCGGTAGCGTCACGCACCGCGCCGCCGCCGAAACCGCGGGTAGCTAGTGGCGGCCAGCAGCAGGAAGCCCCGGCGGAGCAGCCGACCGAAGAACCCTCGGCAGCGAGTAGTCCGAAACCGACCACAGCCGATCTCGATGCCGTACTGGCGGTCTGGCCGGAATTGCTGCAGCAGATACGGTCCCGCAGTCGGGTGGCAGCGGCAGTGTGGGACGGCGCTCAGCCAGTCGAGGTCGCGGATGGTGAGCTGCGGGTAGAGGTCCCGACGGCGGGGCAACTGCTGTCGATTACGCAAAGCGGCCGAGACGTCATGCTTCGCACGGTATTGGTGGAGTCGTTTGGTATCGATGTAGCCGTCAGGCCGATCGAGCGTGCCGCGACTGCCGAAGCGGAATCAGAGCCTTCTGATTCCGACCCGGATCTCGCAGACTCAGACCTGGCCGGCGTCGATTTGCTGAAGGAGAAACTCGGAGCGACGGCTATCGGTGAGATTGAGGGCAACTAA
- a CDS encoding amino acid permease codes for MAAELEQEAGSLRRAISGPAMLFFGLGTIVGAGIYVLIGEIAGQAGVWTPLSFMLAAVVAGLTGISYSELVARRPQSAGEAAYVGAAFRRSWLSQTVGWAVVATGLVSAATLSRGFAGYLAELISVPEWLAICGLVAAVALLAVAGVRQSVGVAVAITVIELLGLVAVVIAASGGWTDPENWQDWSAGLSDPSWLGIAAGAFLAFYAFIGFEDMVNMAEEVRDAPRALPRAIIAAIAVSTVIYLVVALVAVVAVPPAELAKTDAPLSALVAGSGWLSPQVIAAVSLLAIANGVVVQFLMGPRVMYGLSRQQGRLKLLGRVSGQRQTPVPATWLFAVFVLVFALALPLGRLAQITSAIILLVFVLVNLSLIRLKRRDPFDGFQVPRLVPYLGAISCLLLLVAQFGLDLTG; via the coding sequence ATGGCGGCGGAATTAGAACAAGAAGCGGGGTCGCTCCGGCGAGCGATCAGCGGACCAGCCATGCTCTTTTTCGGGCTGGGCACCATTGTTGGCGCAGGTATCTACGTCCTCATCGGTGAGATCGCAGGTCAAGCGGGAGTCTGGACGCCGCTCTCGTTCATGCTGGCCGCGGTGGTGGCCGGACTCACCGGCATTTCATACAGCGAACTCGTCGCCCGTCGGCCACAAAGCGCAGGTGAGGCGGCCTACGTCGGTGCTGCTTTTCGGCGGAGTTGGCTGTCACAAACGGTGGGCTGGGCCGTGGTTGCCACCGGACTGGTGTCGGCGGCGACGCTGTCTCGTGGCTTCGCCGGTTACCTCGCTGAGTTGATATCGGTGCCGGAGTGGCTGGCCATTTGCGGTCTGGTTGCCGCAGTAGCCCTACTCGCCGTTGCTGGCGTGCGGCAGTCGGTCGGGGTGGCGGTAGCTATCACCGTGATCGAGTTGTTGGGGCTCGTCGCGGTTGTCATCGCGGCCAGCGGTGGTTGGACTGATCCCGAGAACTGGCAGGACTGGTCGGCCGGGCTGTCAGATCCATCTTGGCTGGGGATAGCGGCCGGGGCATTCCTAGCCTTCTACGCCTTCATCGGATTTGAGGATATGGTCAACATGGCCGAGGAAGTGCGCGATGCACCCCGGGCACTACCGCGGGCCATCATCGCTGCAATTGCGGTATCAACCGTCATCTATTTGGTGGTTGCGTTGGTCGCAGTGGTTGCGGTGCCGCCAGCTGAGCTGGCGAAAACCGACGCGCCGTTGAGCGCCTTAGTAGCCGGTAGCGGTTGGCTTTCGCCGCAGGTCATCGCAGCGGTGTCGCTGTTGGCGATCGCTAATGGTGTCGTGGTTCAGTTCCTGATGGGGCCGCGCGTGATGTACGGGTTGAGTCGGCAGCAGGGCCGACTGAAACTACTGGGTCGGGTCTCGGGACAACGGCAAACCCCGGTCCCAGCCACCTGGTTATTTGCCGTGTTCGTCCTGGTCTTTGCCCTGGCGCTGCCGCTGGGACGGTTGGCGCAGATCACCAGCGCGATCATTCTCCTCGTCTTTGTGCTGGTCAATCTGTCACTGATCCGGCTCAAACGTCGGGATCCGTTCGATGGCTTCCAGGTCCCGCGGCTCGTTCCTTATCTTGGGGCGATCAGCTGTCTGCTGCTGTTGGTTGCCCAGTTTGGATTGGATCTCACCGGGTGA